Proteins encoded by one window of Nitrincola iocasae:
- a CDS encoding 2-hydroxyacid dehydrogenase, with the protein MRAVFLDSLSLDDLDLTPLEAELSELVVYPGSLPEQVAERIQGFDIVITNKALLPAEVIQASAALKLICVVATGVNNVDIEAANAAGIPVYNCQGYGTGSVAQHVLMLMLVMHTRFVDYKAAVEQGRWNQSSQFCLLDYPILELRGRTLGIIGYGELGAEVKRLAEAFGMKVLIAARPGTQATPGRLPLAELLPQIDVLSLHCPLTEATRDLIDADALALMPSGSYLVNAARGGIVNETALADALRSGHLAGAATDVLTAEPPQNGNLLLDAEIPNLLVTPHCAWGSRQARETIIRQTCGNIQAWLQGSNQRRVN; encoded by the coding sequence ATGCGTGCTGTATTCCTGGATAGTTTAAGCTTGGATGACCTTGATCTGACCCCCCTTGAAGCAGAGTTGTCAGAACTGGTTGTTTATCCTGGTTCATTACCAGAGCAAGTAGCCGAGCGAATCCAGGGCTTTGATATTGTTATTACCAATAAGGCGTTGTTGCCGGCTGAGGTAATTCAAGCGTCTGCTGCACTGAAGTTGATTTGTGTTGTTGCAACGGGTGTGAATAACGTCGATATCGAAGCAGCAAACGCGGCGGGCATTCCGGTATATAACTGTCAGGGATATGGTACTGGATCGGTCGCGCAGCATGTATTGATGTTAATGCTGGTTATGCATACCCGCTTTGTAGATTATAAAGCGGCAGTAGAGCAGGGGCGCTGGAATCAGTCGTCACAATTCTGTTTGCTGGATTATCCTATTCTGGAGTTGCGCGGTCGAACCCTGGGTATTATTGGTTACGGTGAGCTGGGTGCTGAGGTTAAGCGCCTGGCTGAAGCCTTCGGCATGAAGGTATTGATTGCTGCCCGACCCGGTACTCAGGCAACGCCGGGACGCTTGCCCTTAGCTGAATTGTTGCCACAGATCGATGTATTAAGTTTGCATTGTCCTTTGACTGAAGCGACCCGCGATTTGATTGATGCTGATGCGCTGGCACTCATGCCATCGGGGAGCTATCTGGTAAATGCGGCGCGTGGTGGTATCGTCAATGAAACGGCCCTGGCTGATGCGCTTCGCTCTGGTCACTTGGCAGGTGCGGCAACGGATGTATTAACCGCAGAGCCACCGCAAAACGGTAACCTGTTATTGGATGCGGAGATACCTAATCTGCTGGTTACCCCGCACTGTGCCTGGGGTAGTCGCCAGGCGCGTGAAACCATTATTCGCCAGACCTGTGGCAATATTCAGGCCTGGCTGCAGGGAAGCAACCAGCGTCGCGTCAACTGA
- the purC gene encoding phosphoribosylaminoimidazolesuccinocarboxamide synthase gives MEKREALYAGKAKSVYTTDDPDRMVMVFRDDTSAFDGKKVEQLDRKGKVNNKFNAFIMQKLEAAGIPTHFEALLSDNESLVKRLDMMPIECVIRNIAAGSLCRRLGVEEGLDLNPPTFEMFLKNDALGDPMVNESHIATFGWAEPEHIETAKALTFKTNSVLKKLFDDAGLLLVDYKLEFGLVNGQVVLGDEFSPDGCRLWDKETRTKMDKDRFRQGLGGVIEAYEEVGHRLGIDFG, from the coding sequence ATGGAAAAGCGTGAAGCACTTTATGCGGGAAAGGCCAAATCTGTTTACACAACGGATGATCCTGATCGCATGGTCATGGTGTTCCGTGATGACACCTCAGCCTTTGACGGAAAAAAAGTAGAGCAGCTTGATCGCAAAGGTAAGGTTAATAATAAATTCAACGCCTTTATTATGCAGAAGCTGGAAGCCGCGGGTATTCCAACGCATTTCGAAGCCTTGTTGTCAGATAACGAGAGCCTGGTTAAGCGTCTGGATATGATGCCGATCGAGTGTGTGATCCGTAATATCGCGGCGGGTTCTCTGTGTCGTCGCTTGGGTGTAGAGGAAGGTCTGGATCTGAATCCACCCACCTTTGAAATGTTTCTGAAAAACGATGCTCTAGGCGACCCTATGGTGAATGAATCGCACATTGCGACCTTCGGTTGGGCAGAACCTGAGCATATTGAAACTGCCAAGGCGCTGACATTCAAAACCAACAGTGTGCTGAAAAAACTGTTTGATGATGCCGGGCTGCTGCTTGTTGACTACAAGTTAGAGTTTGGACTCGTTAATGGGCAGGTTGTGCTAGGCGATGAATTCTCACCTGATGGCTGTCGCCTGTGGGATAAAGAAACTCGCACCAAAATGGATAAAGACCGCTTTCGCCAAGGGCTGGGTGGTGTGATTGAGGCTTACGAAGAAGTCGGCCATCGTCTTGGAATAGATTTTGGTTGA
- the bamC gene encoding outer membrane protein assembly factor BamC, translating to MNTNSKMNVTQIFALPLMAVVLVLTGCGSVKNPVYGEHGIIRDRSQDYELAEAGQRLEIPANIQARETREQLVVPDVGTTATRIQGRFRAPRPEFFYADPGSDLVNLQRLDGERIIMVDEPIADVWTKVIDFWDYNGVRVARTDPRQGVIETDWIRTEGEDYNIVDRWMRRLTLQTIDGPAENKLRVTVRPDPDNYERTSIRMKHVQYPSGQEPEMVNWDRGVPDISYQSDMMFEMLRYFSRASEPTTARTLLAMEQQRAGRAELGRDSRGNPALRVNAPADRAWGLIDAAFDKAELDVGTRDQQAGIFYMTYTTTTQVEDTSRKGFFDWLFSDREDITIDTSFLSSAIGGQSDDDEEEINYSSRGTLTSAELAEQGEVLTDLNDPNNPANREGYKIWFGGRVIYVFGGSGRGVFNNNTGEYEHVGRYQVNLNRTRSGVMVTVLTEEGIAAPAVVAEEILWQIKDQLPQTL from the coding sequence ATGAATACAAATAGCAAGATGAATGTAACGCAAATATTTGCGTTACCCTTGATGGCTGTCGTACTGGTGCTGACAGGCTGTGGTTCGGTAAAAAATCCCGTCTATGGAGAACACGGTATCATCCGTGATCGTAGTCAGGATTATGAGCTTGCAGAAGCTGGACAGCGGCTGGAAATTCCGGCAAATATTCAGGCGCGCGAAACCCGTGAGCAGTTGGTAGTCCCTGATGTAGGCACTACAGCAACACGGATTCAGGGGCGCTTCCGGGCACCGCGGCCAGAGTTTTTCTATGCGGACCCCGGCTCAGATTTGGTTAACCTGCAGCGCTTGGACGGTGAGCGCATTATCATGGTCGATGAGCCTATCGCTGATGTATGGACCAAAGTGATCGATTTCTGGGATTACAACGGCGTACGGGTTGCACGAACCGATCCTCGCCAAGGGGTAATTGAAACTGACTGGATACGAACGGAAGGTGAGGACTACAACATCGTAGATCGCTGGATGCGACGTTTGACCTTGCAGACAATAGACGGCCCTGCTGAAAACAAGCTCCGGGTCACAGTGCGACCCGATCCGGATAATTATGAACGTACCTCCATTCGCATGAAGCATGTCCAATACCCGTCAGGCCAGGAACCCGAAATGGTTAACTGGGATAGAGGTGTGCCGGATATCAGCTATCAGAGTGATATGATGTTTGAAATGTTACGTTACTTCAGTCGTGCCTCTGAGCCAACCACTGCTCGTACTTTGCTGGCGATGGAGCAGCAGCGTGCCGGTCGTGCTGAGTTAGGTCGTGATTCGCGTGGTAATCCGGCACTTCGAGTTAATGCACCAGCTGATCGTGCCTGGGGGCTTATTGATGCGGCGTTTGATAAAGCCGAACTCGATGTGGGTACCCGAGATCAACAGGCAGGTATTTTTTACATGACTTATACCACCACTACGCAGGTAGAAGATACCAGTCGTAAGGGGTTCTTTGATTGGCTCTTCTCAGACCGTGAAGATATCACAATCGATACCAGCTTCCTCAGTTCAGCTATTGGGGGGCAATCAGATGATGATGAAGAAGAGATAAACTACTCCTCACGGGGCACGCTAACTTCGGCTGAACTGGCTGAACAGGGTGAAGTACTAACTGATTTGAATGATCCAAACAATCCGGCTAACCGTGAAGGCTATAAGATCTGGTTTGGTGGCCGTGTGATTTATGTGTTTGGTGGCAGTGGCCGCGGTGTATTCAATAATAATACCGGTGAGTATGAACACGTAGGTCGTTATCAGGTCAACCTGAACCGTACCCGCTCTGGTGTTATGGTTACGGTTCTGACTGAGGAAGGTATTGCGGCTCCGGCCGTCGTTGCTGAAGAAATACTCTGGCAAATCAAAGACCAGCTGCCGCAAACGCTGTAG